The following are encoded in a window of Pangasianodon hypophthalmus isolate fPanHyp1 chromosome 14, fPanHyp1.pri, whole genome shotgun sequence genomic DNA:
- the gosr1 gene encoding LOW QUALITY PROTEIN: Golgi SNAP receptor complex member 1 (The sequence of the model RefSeq protein was modified relative to this genomic sequence to represent the inferred CDS: deleted 1 base in 1 codon) translates to MATANSNYWEDLRKQARQLENELDLKLVSFSKLCTSYSSSRDGRRGDSSDTTPLLNNSTQDRMFETMSVEIEQLLAKLTGINDKMAEYTSTPGVTSLNAALMHTLQRHRDILQDYTHEFHKTKSNFLAVREREDLLGSVRKDIETYKSGSGVNNRRTELFLKEHEHLRNSDRLIEDTISIAMATKENMTSQRGMLKSIQSRVNTLANRFPAINSLIQRINLRKRRDSLILGGVIGVCTILLLLYAFH, encoded by the exons ATGGCGACGGCAAACAGCAACTACTGGGAAG ATTTGCGGAAACAAGCCAGGCAGTTGGAGAATGAGCTCGACCTGAAGCTGGTGTCCTTCAGTAAACTGTGCACCAGCTACAGCAGCTCTCGCGATGGCCGGAGAGGAGACAG TTCAGACACAACACCGCTTCTTAACAACTCCACCCAAGACAGAATGTTTGAGACCATGTCAGTCGAGATTGAGCAGCTTCTTGCAAAG CTTACAGGAATAAACGATAAGATGGCAGAGTACACTAGCACACCGGGTGTGACCTCTCTTAATGCTGCACTAATGCACACACTGCAGAGGCACAGAGACATCCTGCAG GACTACACACACGAGTTTCACAAAACCAAATCCAATTTCTTAGCTGTCAGAGAACGAGAGGATCTTCTTGGATCTGTCAGGAAAGACATTGA GACGTACAAGAGTGGCTCA GGGGTGAACAACAGACGGACAGAACTTTTCCTTAAGGAGCATGAGCACCTTAGAAA CTCGGATCGACTTATTGAAGACACAATAAG TATTGCCATGGCAACCAAGGAAAACATGACCTCCCAGCGAGGCATGTTAAAATCTATACAGAGCAGGGTCAACACTCTGGCCA ATCGATTTCCTGCCATCAATAGCCTCATCCAGCGAATCAACTTAAGGAAGAGACGGGACTCGTTAATTCTGGGTGGAGTTATTGGCGTCTGCACCATCCTTCTGTTGCTTTATGCATTTCACTGA